One genomic window of Legionella jordanis includes the following:
- the ligD gene encoding DNA ligase D, which produces MGLHEYHQKRDFKKTPEPKGEVHAQDHHLFIIQKHAASHLHYDFRIELDGVLKSWVVPKGPCLDPGVKRLAMHVEDHPIEYGSFEGIIPQGEYGGGTVMLWDKGEWFPLDDDPRKAYEKGHLRFELKAEKLRGRWDLIRFKREDKSWFLIKYNDEFAKPFQEYDITLEKPNSVLTSRSIDDIAQNYDNIWTREEGLVQAASKPVSEREIEKRLPAGLKAASFPKQISPELATLVDKPPKGEDWLHEIKLDGYRILGFKENGNIRLMSRNHIDWTGHFKNVVEELTKLPYRSVVFDGEIILLDEKGHSSFQLLQNSLKADKDYPFIYYIFDVLYFDKYDLRKLSLLERKDILRELIPYGHSTLRYSDHIIGQGDEVFENACQLQLEGVISKNIHSSYQEKRSKSWLKIKCNHRQEFVIGGYSKAKGARQYFRSLFLGVYDDEGELVYCGNVGTGFSDESLKQVYQKLQPLISDDMPFKIKPNDSKGAVWVKPKLVAEIEFSEWTSENKLRHPSFKGLREDKKASAVKRETQVEVSRVEKEPQSKDAVKLSNAHKILYKEDHITKQDLYDYYDEISDFILPYVTNRPLTLVRCPSNYEKCFFQKHYYKATPKALLAVPIKNLNGGEMEDYIFLNDKKGLLSLVQMGVLEIHPWGSTIENVECPDVITIDLDPGPDVSWKQVVEAAFEIKQHLEEYQLTSFVKTTGGKGLHVVIPVEPEYEWDEVKNFTNVFVEVMERLNPDAYVTNMAKAKRKGKIFIDYLRNQRGATAIAAYSSRARPHAPVSTPLHWNELSDNIEDNYFTIRTLPARLKQLTEDPWKDFWKIKQSLRLNEL; this is translated from the coding sequence ATGGGTCTTCATGAGTATCATCAAAAAAGGGATTTTAAAAAAACCCCCGAACCTAAAGGTGAGGTTCACGCGCAAGATCATCATCTTTTCATTATTCAAAAGCATGCCGCCAGCCACTTGCACTATGATTTTCGAATTGAGCTTGATGGAGTCCTTAAAAGTTGGGTTGTGCCGAAGGGACCCTGTCTTGATCCTGGCGTCAAACGTTTAGCCATGCATGTTGAGGATCATCCCATTGAGTACGGTTCTTTTGAAGGCATCATTCCTCAAGGAGAATATGGTGGTGGTACAGTCATGCTTTGGGATAAGGGAGAATGGTTTCCTCTGGATGATGATCCACGCAAGGCTTATGAAAAAGGGCATCTGCGTTTCGAATTGAAAGCTGAAAAGCTCCGCGGACGTTGGGATTTAATTCGCTTCAAAAGAGAAGATAAATCCTGGTTTTTAATAAAGTACAACGATGAATTCGCGAAACCATTTCAAGAATATGATATTACCCTTGAGAAACCCAATAGCGTTCTTACGAGCCGAAGCATTGATGATATCGCTCAAAATTACGATAACATTTGGACGCGGGAGGAGGGACTGGTTCAAGCTGCTTCCAAACCGGTTAGTGAGCGCGAAATTGAAAAGCGTTTGCCAGCAGGATTGAAGGCCGCTTCCTTTCCCAAACAAATTTCACCAGAATTGGCTACCTTGGTGGATAAACCACCTAAAGGTGAGGATTGGCTCCATGAGATTAAGTTGGATGGATACCGCATCCTTGGTTTTAAAGAGAATGGAAACATTCGTTTAATGTCCCGCAACCATATTGATTGGACAGGGCATTTTAAAAACGTCGTTGAAGAATTAACAAAACTACCTTATCGCTCGGTTGTATTCGATGGAGAAATCATTCTGCTTGACGAAAAAGGACACTCAAGTTTTCAATTGCTGCAAAATTCATTGAAGGCGGACAAGGATTATCCTTTTATTTACTACATTTTTGATGTGCTCTATTTTGACAAATATGACTTAAGAAAACTGTCCCTTCTCGAGCGGAAAGACATTCTGCGTGAACTGATACCTTATGGCCATTCAACCCTCCGCTACAGCGACCACATCATAGGTCAAGGTGATGAAGTGTTCGAAAATGCTTGTCAATTGCAGTTAGAAGGGGTCATTTCAAAAAATATTCATAGCAGTTATCAAGAAAAACGTTCTAAATCATGGCTTAAAATTAAGTGCAACCACCGTCAGGAGTTTGTCATTGGTGGTTATTCCAAGGCAAAAGGCGCGCGGCAATATTTTCGTTCCCTCTTTTTAGGTGTGTATGACGATGAAGGAGAGCTCGTATACTGTGGTAATGTGGGTACGGGTTTTTCCGATGAATCGTTAAAACAAGTTTACCAAAAACTACAGCCATTGATTAGCGATGATATGCCCTTTAAAATCAAGCCAAACGACAGCAAAGGTGCTGTCTGGGTGAAGCCAAAACTGGTAGCAGAAATTGAGTTTAGCGAATGGACTTCTGAGAATAAGTTGAGACATCCGAGCTTTAAAGGTTTACGCGAAGATAAAAAAGCTTCTGCTGTTAAACGGGAAACCCAAGTGGAGGTAAGCCGAGTGGAAAAGGAGCCTCAATCAAAGGATGCTGTCAAGTTATCAAATGCCCATAAAATTCTTTACAAAGAAGACCACATTACTAAACAAGATCTTTACGACTACTATGATGAAATCAGCGATTTTATTCTGCCTTATGTAACCAATAGACCGCTTACCTTAGTTCGATGCCCAAGTAATTATGAGAAATGTTTTTTTCAGAAACATTATTATAAAGCTACTCCGAAAGCCTTGTTGGCAGTCCCCATTAAAAATTTAAATGGCGGCGAGATGGAGGATTACATCTTTTTAAATGATAAAAAAGGTTTATTAAGTCTTGTGCAAATGGGTGTTTTGGAAATTCATCCATGGGGCAGCACGATAGAAAACGTTGAATGTCCCGATGTGATTACAATCGATTTGGATCCTGGGCCTGACGTCTCCTGGAAACAAGTCGTTGAGGCCGCCTTTGAAATTAAACAGCATTTGGAAGAGTATCAATTAACCAGTTTTGTTAAAACCACCGGCGGTAAGGGGCTTCACGTGGTAATTCCTGTTGAACCTGAATATGAGTGGGATGAGGTTAAGAATTTTACCAATGTTTTTGTAGAGGTTATGGAAAGGTTAAATCCAGATGCTTACGTTACGAACATGGCCAAAGCAAAACGAAAAGGAAAAATTTTTATTGATTATTTACGCAATCAAAGAGGGGCGACAGCCATCGCAGCATACTCTTCAAGAGCAAGACCGCACGCTCCAGTCTCAACCCCTCTGCACTGGAATGAGCTCAGCGATAACATTGAGGACAACTACTTCACCATTCGAACTTTGCCCGCGCGTTTAAAACAATTAACAGAAGATCCATGGAAGGATTTTTGGAAAATAAAGCAATCACTCAGATTAAATGAATTGTAG
- a CDS encoding UbiX family flavin prenyltransferase, whose amino-acid sequence MKKRIIIGISGASGIIYGIRLLELLADTEFETHLIISKAAQLTRAYESHLSATELADLADVTYRIDDVAASLSSGSYRTLGMIIAPCSMKTLASIANGLSSNLLTRAAEVVLKERRKLVLLARETPLHLAHIENMKKVTEMGAIVAPPVPAFYNQPQSLDDIVNHTAGRVLDLFDIDVHAVRRWKNDT is encoded by the coding sequence ATGAAAAAGCGCATCATTATAGGGATCTCAGGAGCTTCTGGGATAATTTATGGCATCCGGCTCCTGGAATTGTTGGCTGATACTGAGTTTGAAACGCATTTAATAATTTCCAAAGCAGCCCAGCTGACCCGTGCTTATGAAAGCCACTTATCCGCGACAGAATTAGCCGATTTGGCGGATGTAACTTATCGTATCGATGATGTGGCTGCCTCACTCTCCAGTGGCTCTTATAGAACTTTGGGGATGATCATAGCCCCTTGCTCAATGAAAACGCTTGCAAGCATAGCAAACGGCCTGAGCTCCAATTTATTAACCCGTGCTGCGGAAGTGGTGCTTAAAGAACGTCGCAAATTGGTTCTATTGGCACGAGAAACACCATTGCATTTAGCACATATTGAAAATATGAAAAAAGTAACCGAAATGGGGGCTATTGTGGCTCCTCCTGTCCCAGCGTTTTACAATCAGCCTCAAAGTCTTGATGACATTGTCAATCACACTGCCGGCCGTGTTCTGGATTTATTTGACATCGATGTCCATGCCGTTCGTCGCTGGAAAAACGATACCTGA
- a CDS encoding M13 family metallopeptidase, with protein MRLRKLFAAIVGLCSSYAATPATDASTSLHLDWLDSSVQPSQNFFAYANGTWQKQNPIPPEYEAWGAFHILNEKVQNTIHQMLIAAANDRQAKPGSIEQKVGDFYYSGMDEALINKVGVSPLKPEFDRIAAINSESELQGVIAHLQQIGVDVLFGFGSMQDFKNSNEMIGAAIQGGLGLPDRDYYLKDDKKFADIRQAYVDHMQKMFVLLGDKADVAAKEAQQVMAFETTLAKASLSQIELRDPYAIYHPMDEKQLQAATPHFSWSRYFVDIGLPQLKSINLATPEFFKTVNEQLTALSLEDWKTYLRWHLIDSFASYLSKPFVDENFRMVSAINGAEKQLPRWKRVVKTENGALGFAIGKMYVEKYFSPESKQKVLEIVQNIRQALKQDLQSLSWMTPATRQAALKKLDLMEERVGYPEKWWDYSSLKIDRGPYVLNVIRASEFLVKRDLNKIGKPVDRTEWQMTPQTINAYYDPSMNNINLPAGILQTPFFDPKAPAAVNYGAIGFIIGHEMTHGFDDKGALFDGHGNLNNWWSPEDLKKFQAATNCIAEQFSHYKVNGDLSVQGNLVVGEATADLGGLTLAYHAFHASKDYKNAKTIAGFTPDQQFFLGSAHIWASNIRPEQARNMVTTDPHPPMTYRVNGTLANMPQFQAAFNLPENCPMVNKNRCVIW; from the coding sequence ATGCGTTTAAGAAAATTATTTGCCGCCATAGTAGGTCTTTGCAGCTCTTACGCCGCTACTCCAGCAACCGATGCCAGTACCAGTTTGCATTTGGATTGGCTGGATAGCAGCGTTCAGCCAAGCCAGAATTTTTTCGCCTATGCGAATGGCACCTGGCAGAAGCAAAATCCCATTCCCCCAGAGTACGAAGCCTGGGGAGCATTCCATATTTTGAATGAAAAAGTTCAAAATACCATTCATCAAATGCTCATTGCTGCAGCCAATGATAGACAGGCCAAACCCGGAAGCATAGAGCAAAAAGTTGGCGATTTTTATTACAGTGGCATGGATGAGGCACTTATCAATAAAGTTGGCGTAAGCCCGCTAAAACCTGAATTTGACCGGATTGCGGCCATCAACAGCGAGAGCGAATTGCAAGGCGTCATCGCCCATTTGCAGCAAATAGGTGTGGATGTTTTATTTGGTTTTGGGAGCATGCAGGATTTTAAAAACAGCAATGAGATGATTGGTGCGGCCATCCAAGGAGGCCTTGGTTTACCGGATAGGGATTATTACCTCAAAGACGATAAAAAATTTGCGGATATCCGCCAAGCCTATGTTGATCACATGCAGAAAATGTTCGTGTTGTTAGGTGATAAAGCGGATGTGGCCGCTAAAGAGGCCCAACAGGTCATGGCCTTTGAAACCACTCTTGCCAAAGCTTCACTGAGCCAAATTGAATTACGTGACCCCTATGCGATTTATCATCCCATGGATGAAAAACAATTGCAGGCGGCTACACCTCATTTTTCCTGGTCTCGATATTTCGTCGACATTGGCCTTCCGCAATTGAAATCAATTAACTTGGCAACTCCCGAATTTTTTAAAACAGTGAATGAACAATTAACTGCATTGTCTTTGGAAGACTGGAAAACTTATTTGCGATGGCACTTAATCGACAGTTTCGCATCCTATTTGTCGAAACCCTTTGTTGATGAAAACTTTCGCATGGTTTCAGCAATCAATGGCGCGGAAAAACAACTGCCGCGATGGAAGCGGGTGGTGAAGACAGAAAATGGTGCATTAGGTTTTGCCATTGGCAAAATGTATGTCGAGAAGTATTTCTCTCCCGAGTCGAAACAGAAGGTATTGGAAATAGTACAAAACATTCGCCAAGCTTTGAAACAAGATTTGCAAAGCTTAAGCTGGATGACACCAGCTACTCGACAGGCTGCTCTTAAGAAATTGGATTTAATGGAAGAACGGGTTGGTTATCCTGAAAAGTGGTGGGACTATTCAAGCCTTAAAATTGACAGAGGCCCCTATGTTCTAAATGTGATACGCGCCAGTGAATTTTTAGTCAAACGAGATTTGAATAAAATAGGTAAGCCGGTCGATCGCACGGAATGGCAAATGACACCGCAGACCATTAATGCTTACTATGATCCTTCAATGAATAATATCAATCTTCCTGCCGGCATTTTGCAGACTCCCTTCTTTGATCCCAAGGCGCCTGCAGCCGTAAATTACGGGGCCATTGGCTTCATCATTGGGCATGAAATGACCCATGGCTTTGATGATAAAGGGGCGCTTTTTGATGGTCATGGTAATCTTAACAACTGGTGGAGTCCGGAAGATTTAAAGAAATTCCAAGCCGCTACTAATTGTATTGCAGAGCAGTTTTCCCATTATAAAGTAAATGGCGATTTGTCTGTTCAAGGCAATCTGGTTGTGGGAGAAGCCACGGCAGATTTAGGTGGCCTAACTCTGGCTTATCATGCATTCCACGCATCAAAAGATTACAAAAATGCCAAAACCATTGCGGGCTTTACTCCAGACCAGCAATTTTTCCTGGGTTCGGCGCACATTTGGGCGAGTAACATCCGTCCTGAGCAAGCCAGGAATATGGTAACCACCGATCCCCATCCTCCCATGACTTATCGGGTGAATGGTACTTTAGCCAATATGCCGCAATTTCAGGCGGCATTCAATCTTCCCGAAAACTGTCCAATGGTTAATAAAAATCGTTGCGTGATTTGGTAA
- a CDS encoding HAD-IG family 5'-nucleotidase: MKKIKYIGLDMDHTLIRYNTRNFEALVYELVVEKLIKNKNYPTDIRKFKFIFDDAIRGLIIDSKNGNILKLSRYAAIRQSYHGTKEISFAEQKEIYRSIYVDLKDPNYIAIDTSFSIAFCVLYSQLIDLKDERPHDLPTYSGIALDVLSSVDEAHADGSLKRFIADNLEHYVLREKEVVEGLKRYMRYGKKFFLLTNSEFKYTDILLSYALTPFMKRGETWLDLFEYVITLAHKPRFFYDNLRFLAVNPKDGSMTNTYGPITPGVYQGGNARKFTEDLAINGDEILYLGDHIYGDILRLKKDCNWRTALVVEELGQEIESQKKALPIEQKIVEAMNVKKVLEQKNIDLYTRSIDEETRKYDEQIAEFQNQISSLDKEISKLLRDEQKFYNPHWGRVFRAGAEETYFAYQVERFACIYMEKFSDLLEHSPMTYFRANRRLMAHDMDILSQPLLF; this comes from the coding sequence ATGAAGAAGATCAAATACATTGGCTTAGATATGGATCATACGCTTATACGTTATAACACGAGGAATTTTGAGGCCTTGGTCTATGAATTAGTGGTTGAGAAATTAATAAAAAATAAAAACTACCCTACTGACATCCGAAAATTTAAATTTATTTTTGACGATGCGATTCGCGGCTTAATCATCGACAGCAAAAATGGCAATATTTTAAAATTAAGCCGCTATGCTGCAATCCGACAAAGCTATCACGGGACTAAAGAAATCAGCTTTGCTGAGCAAAAAGAAATTTATCGCAGTATTTATGTGGATTTAAAAGATCCAAATTACATCGCCATCGATACTTCATTTTCCATTGCTTTTTGCGTTTTATACAGCCAGTTGATTGACTTAAAAGACGAACGCCCACATGATTTGCCAACCTACAGCGGCATTGCTTTGGATGTTTTAAGCTCGGTTGATGAAGCGCATGCGGATGGCAGTTTAAAGCGCTTTATTGCTGATAATCTAGAACATTATGTCCTGCGGGAAAAAGAAGTAGTAGAAGGACTAAAACGCTATATGCGCTATGGCAAAAAATTCTTTCTGCTGACCAACTCTGAATTTAAGTACACTGATATTTTACTCAGTTATGCTTTGACCCCTTTTATGAAAAGAGGCGAAACCTGGCTAGATTTATTTGAATACGTCATCACTTTGGCTCACAAGCCACGCTTCTTCTATGATAATTTGAGATTTTTGGCCGTTAACCCAAAAGATGGAAGCATGACTAACACTTATGGGCCCATTACTCCAGGTGTTTATCAAGGTGGAAACGCCAGAAAATTCACGGAAGATCTTGCAATCAATGGCGATGAAATTCTATATCTTGGGGACCATATTTATGGCGATATTTTAAGGTTGAAGAAAGATTGCAACTGGCGGACTGCCTTGGTTGTTGAAGAGCTCGGCCAGGAAATTGAATCGCAGAAAAAAGCCCTGCCTATCGAGCAGAAAATTGTTGAGGCGATGAATGTTAAAAAAGTTCTCGAGCAGAAAAACATTGATCTTTATACCAGAAGCATTGATGAGGAAACTAGAAAATACGATGAGCAAATAGCTGAATTTCAAAATCAAATATCAAGCCTGGATAAGGAAATTTCAAAACTGCTGCGAGATGAGCAAAAATTCTACAATCCACATTGGGGGCGAGTATTCCGTGCAGGGGCGGAAGAAACTTATTTTGCCTATCAGGTTGAGCGTTTTGCTTGCATCTACATGGAAAAATTTTCAGATTTACTAGAGCATTCCCCGATGACTTATTTTCGTGCCAACCGCCGATTAATGGCCCATGACATGGATATTTTATCCCAGCCCCTATTGTTTTAA
- a CDS encoding NAD(P)H-dependent flavin oxidoreductase — translation MDVILKIKPAVFSFTFGLVSPDIIRECRRLNILTMGTATTFEEGLALQNAGVNAVVAQGIEAGGHRGTFLKKQDSLLGTFALTRILSNLDIPVIAAGGIMDGQGIAAALALGADAVQLGTAFLLCKEAGTSTSYRQALLNSPHDSTRLTNAFSGRYARGIANRFMLEVEQDQDAILPFPLQNALTRDIRRKAAELQEPQFLSLWAGQGFKLIREMETEQLMHTLYSETSAAMKQLGRE, via the coding sequence ATGGATGTCATTCTTAAAATAAAGCCAGCAGTTTTTAGCTTCACGTTTGGACTGGTCAGTCCTGATATTATTAGGGAATGTAGGCGACTTAATATTTTAACCATGGGCACAGCTACGACTTTTGAGGAGGGGCTTGCCTTGCAAAATGCAGGAGTGAATGCCGTAGTTGCGCAAGGTATTGAAGCAGGCGGACATCGTGGAACTTTTTTAAAGAAGCAAGATTCGCTCCTTGGGACATTCGCCCTCACTCGAATACTAAGTAATTTGGATATTCCTGTTATCGCAGCCGGCGGCATTATGGATGGTCAGGGCATAGCAGCAGCACTGGCATTGGGGGCTGATGCTGTGCAGTTAGGTACTGCCTTTTTATTGTGTAAAGAAGCAGGCACATCCACATCATATCGCCAAGCTTTATTAAATTCACCTCATGACAGCACACGATTAACCAATGCCTTTTCGGGACGGTATGCTCGAGGAATTGCTAATCGCTTTATGCTTGAGGTTGAGCAAGACCAAGACGCCATTCTCCCTTTTCCTCTGCAAAATGCCCTAACGAGAGACATCAGAAGAAAAGCCGCTGAATTGCAAGAGCCACAATTTTTATCTTTATGGGCAGGACAAGGATTTAAGCTGATTCGTGAAATGGAAACTGAGCAGTTGATGCATACCCTGTATTCGGAAACTTCAGCCGCAATGAAACAACTAGGGAGAGAATAA
- a CDS encoding PQQ-dependent sugar dehydrogenase has product MNKQAAFVFLLFTLTTGCPWFSVPATAKTSISVKDVASNTLNVVADHLNVPWSLDFLPDGKLLFTERSGTIKLLDLNDQNHSPKLVARINEVSSIGEGGLLGLAVHPNFGYKPFIYLYYSYSKQTHYFNKVVRFQWDHSQLSNPKTLVDEIPAAAIHNGGRLRFGPDGLLYITTGDANHPENAQNLQSLSGKILRIDADGHIPKNNPFPNSLIYSYGHRNPQGLAWDDHGQLWATEHGPRAHDEINLIKPGANYGWPEIIGQEGKGGMQTSILQSGVETWAPSGAEFYHGIFYFCGLRGQALFAFNVKTKELKSYLQNKVGRLRDIRLGPDGLFYVASNNRDGRGFARKEDDLILAIDPKQLN; this is encoded by the coding sequence ATGAATAAACAGGCAGCCTTTGTATTTTTATTGTTTACTCTCACCACAGGATGCCCCTGGTTTTCAGTGCCAGCGACTGCCAAAACCTCAATTTCCGTTAAGGATGTTGCCAGCAATACCCTGAACGTTGTAGCGGATCATTTGAATGTCCCCTGGAGTCTCGATTTCTTACCCGACGGCAAGTTGTTATTTACTGAGCGTTCAGGAACAATCAAACTCCTCGATTTAAATGATCAGAACCACTCACCGAAATTGGTGGCTCGAATTAATGAGGTATCCAGCATTGGTGAGGGGGGATTGCTGGGTTTGGCCGTGCATCCAAATTTTGGCTACAAACCTTTCATATATCTTTATTACAGTTACTCAAAGCAAACTCATTATTTTAATAAAGTGGTGCGTTTTCAATGGGATCATTCCCAGTTGAGTAATCCAAAGACACTCGTCGATGAAATTCCAGCCGCAGCGATTCATAATGGTGGGCGATTGCGCTTTGGCCCGGATGGTTTACTCTATATCACTACCGGTGATGCCAATCACCCGGAAAATGCGCAAAATTTGCAGTCATTATCAGGAAAAATTTTAAGAATAGATGCTGATGGCCATATTCCTAAAAATAATCCTTTCCCCAATTCGTTGATATATTCTTATGGCCATCGCAATCCACAAGGTTTGGCCTGGGATGACCATGGTCAACTCTGGGCTACCGAACATGGACCCAGGGCACATGATGAAATAAATTTAATTAAACCGGGAGCTAATTACGGCTGGCCAGAGATCATTGGCCAAGAAGGTAAAGGGGGCATGCAAACTTCTATTTTACAAAGCGGAGTAGAGACATGGGCACCTTCCGGAGCCGAATTTTATCATGGCATATTTTATTTTTGTGGTTTGAGAGGGCAAGCGCTGTTTGCCTTCAATGTCAAAACAAAAGAATTAAAAAGCTATCTGCAAAATAAAGTAGGGCGGCTCCGTGACATTCGTTTGGGACCGGATGGATTGTTTTACGTTGCAAGCAATAATCGGGATGGTCGAGGCTTTGCCAGAAAGGAGGATGATTTAATCCTGGCTATTGATCCTAAGCAATTAAATTAA
- a CDS encoding amidohydrolase family protein: MKKIDFENHFYTQKCITYLSQKNSPANIVAHENSLDSFTVQFSQEVSLFHPEKLVKALLGIGKSRVAEMDKNQIDIQILSLSVPSGVDSSAEDAKQAPSLARDANDVLFEAIEAFPERFRGFAAIAPYEVEEGVKELIRAINELKFIGWLTHSNFGPDEYLDNRKYWPLLEAAESLNVPVYIHPTVPTMKEFAKYGFALAGSAVGFQFDTALCLMRMILSGVFDRFPRLKIILGHLGETLVFLMERLDHMYRYPDLKSSRPAIQRIPSEVLKENVYITTSGRFYVPALHYVIKAMGEDRILFATDYPMESMEESVAFIENAMLPKEVQQKIFSENGMQFVHKGNS, translated from the coding sequence ATGAAAAAAATCGATTTCGAAAACCATTTTTACACGCAGAAATGCATCACCTATTTAAGTCAGAAAAACAGCCCGGCTAATATCGTGGCTCATGAAAATTCCCTTGACAGTTTTACTGTTCAATTCAGCCAAGAAGTCAGCTTGTTTCACCCTGAGAAGCTGGTTAAAGCCTTATTAGGCATCGGTAAGAGCCGGGTAGCAGAAATGGATAAAAACCAAATCGACATCCAGATATTGTCTTTATCAGTCCCTTCTGGTGTGGATAGCTCAGCAGAGGATGCTAAGCAAGCCCCTTCACTCGCACGTGATGCAAATGATGTTCTCTTCGAAGCCATTGAAGCTTTTCCGGAACGCTTTCGAGGATTTGCCGCCATTGCGCCTTATGAAGTGGAGGAAGGAGTTAAAGAGTTGATTCGGGCCATTAACGAATTAAAGTTCATTGGCTGGTTAACCCATTCAAATTTTGGCCCAGATGAATACCTCGACAACAGGAAATATTGGCCTTTGTTGGAAGCCGCAGAATCTTTAAATGTTCCTGTTTACATCCATCCTACAGTTCCAACGATGAAAGAGTTCGCTAAATATGGATTCGCGCTTGCAGGAAGTGCCGTGGGTTTTCAATTTGACACGGCACTTTGCCTAATGCGTATGATTCTTTCTGGTGTATTTGATCGCTTCCCAAGATTAAAAATAATTCTTGGACATTTAGGTGAAACCCTGGTTTTCCTCATGGAACGCCTGGATCATATGTATCGATACCCAGATTTGAAATCCAGCCGTCCTGCAATACAGCGAATTCCATCAGAAGTACTGAAAGAAAACGTTTACATCACTACTTCAGGGAGATTTTATGTCCCTGCACTTCACTATGTCATCAAAGCCATGGGGGAAGATAGAATCCTTTTCGCAACGGATTATCCCATGGAGAGTATGGAAGAAAGCGTTGCATTCATTGAAAATGCGATGCTGCCAAAAGAAGTACAACAAAAAATTTTTTCGGAAAATGGCATGCAATTCGTCCATAAAGGAAATAGCTAG
- a CDS encoding SDR family oxidoreductase: protein MRTILITGSNRGIGLELVRQLSQKGEKIFATCREPAAASELSDLAKQYSNISIYPLDISRDESIKNLFDELQGESLDWLINNAGISGESGVTVGHIDRDNFLNVMNINCLSPLKVSDTFLPLLHKGKEKLIINISSRMGSIGDNSWGRSYAYRASKAALNCVMRSFALDVAEKDIKVMLLHPGWVKTDLGGSNAEINVHDSVASMLNVIELYKKDSHGETLRSYTGEIIPW, encoded by the coding sequence ATGAGAACGATTTTAATTACAGGAAGTAATCGCGGCATTGGCTTGGAACTGGTGCGGCAATTGAGTCAGAAGGGCGAGAAGATTTTTGCCACTTGTCGGGAGCCGGCCGCTGCTTCCGAATTATCTGACTTGGCCAAGCAATACAGCAACATTTCGATTTATCCCTTAGACATCAGTCGTGATGAAAGCATTAAAAACTTATTTGATGAACTACAAGGGGAATCATTGGATTGGCTCATCAATAACGCAGGCATTAGTGGCGAGTCCGGAGTCACGGTGGGTCATATAGATCGCGATAATTTTTTGAACGTCATGAACATCAATTGCTTAAGTCCTTTGAAAGTCAGCGACACATTCCTCCCTTTGTTACACAAAGGTAAGGAAAAGCTAATTATAAATATAAGCTCAAGAATGGGAAGCATTGGTGATAATAGCTGGGGAAGAAGCTATGCCTATCGCGCCAGTAAAGCCGCTTTAAATTGTGTCATGCGTTCATTTGCTTTGGATGTGGCCGAAAAAGACATTAAAGTCATGCTTCTGCACCCCGGTTGGGTGAAAACAGATTTAGGAGGCAGCAATGCTGAAATCAATGTTCACGACAGTGTAGCATCCATGTTAAACGTGATTGAACTCTATAAGAAAGACAGTCATGGCGAAACGTTGCGAAGCTATACGGGTGAGATAATTCCATGGTAA
- a CDS encoding NAD(P)H-dependent flavin oxidoreductase — MEFSQNYFRQHLGIKWPLILAPLGGGPSTPELVAAVTNSGGLGSFAAAYLPPGQIEEEVRRLRDLTSGPFAINLFAPSPPCRINPEQLKKALQITGKYRKELNLPEPNFAPPFCGEF; from the coding sequence ATGGAATTTAGTCAAAATTACTTTCGTCAGCATTTGGGCATCAAATGGCCGCTTATACTTGCGCCTTTAGGCGGTGGCCCATCCACTCCTGAACTGGTTGCCGCAGTGACTAACTCAGGGGGCTTAGGCTCTTTTGCTGCAGCCTATTTGCCTCCCGGGCAAATAGAGGAGGAGGTTCGCAGGCTTCGTGATTTAACTTCTGGACCTTTTGCAATTAATTTATTCGCCCCTAGCCCCCCTTGTCGAATTAATCCGGAACAACTCAAAAAAGCTCTCCAGATTACAGGAAAATATCGTAAAGAACTTAATCTCCCTGAACCCAATTTTGCCCCCCCCTTTTGCGGAGAATTTTGA